The nucleotide sequence GCCAGAAATACGACGCCACCGCCAGAATGATGCCGATGATGACGCCGTAGAGCGCGGTGTGGTGGACGTTCGCCGTCATCACGATCTGGTTGCCGACCTGCTCGCAGTACTTCGACAGGTCCATGTCGGGGTTGGGGGCGGGGCGGCACATGCCTTCGTGAAAGGCGCGGGCGCTGTCGGGCCAGCGGTAGCCCACCGGCCAGCCGGTCACGCGCCCCACCGTATCGGTGCCGTTCATGATGTTGCCCAGCCGCCCGCCGATGATGCCCAGGGCCACGCCCGGCACGGCGAGGTCGGCGTAGCGGTAGAAGTCGAGGCGGTAGCGCCGGGCGAAATAGATCAGGGTTAGAATGCCGCCGATCAAGCCGCCGTGAATGGAGATGCCGCCGTTGCGCAGGTTGACGATGTCGAGCAGCACCCGGGGAAAGGGCGTGCCCTCGAAGACGTGCCACGAGGTCAGCACGAACACCAGCCGCGCCCCGACGA is from Deinococcus wulumuqiensis R12 and encodes:
- a CDS encoding prolipoprotein diacylglyceryl transferase — protein: MDPVFLQIGNFTIAWYGVLMMLGIAAGYWLGLKLARERGLDAELFERMILWMLLWGFVGARLVFVLTSWHVFEGTPFPRVLLDIVNLRNGGISIHGGLIGGILTLIYFARRYRLDFYRYADLAVPGVALGIIGGRLGNIMNGTDTVGRVTGWPVGYRWPDSARAFHEGMCRPAPNPDMDLSKYCEQVGNQIVMTANVHHTALYGVIIGIILAVASYFWLKSRIPGWAFWQFWLWYSVLRAGWEETFRLNPLTVKSYLNQGPDAPGIGLWTDTQIFSVPLILVSLWMLWRLRRTPQDAEVAPVHRQG